The Anguilla rostrata isolate EN2019 chromosome 1, ASM1855537v3, whole genome shotgun sequence nucleotide sequence CATGTAATACACTGACGCATGTAACACACAATGTACTAGTaaatacagcacaacacactGACACGTGCAGTCCACTGAGACACTAACACatggaaaacacacagagacactcatGCTGCACTATTTATGCCGCCCCATGAGATACTGCAAGAAAGTCATACTAAACTACCAGCTCTTTTGACTACATCACAAGGCAGGGTTGTATGTAGTCCgagatctgtgtgtgcgcgtgcatgctcGCCTGTGATTGTCAGGCAGAAAAACATGGTAAAGCGGATGAGATTGGGCAGAAATGTGACACAGCTgataaaggagagagagtgtcGGGGTGGAGGGGCCAGAGATGGGCTCTGAGAAAGTAGAAACCCAGCTGGAGGAGAACGGATGAGAATAGAGGGAATGTGAGAAGGGATAAAGACCAGGAAGCCAAATAAGTGAAAGCAAGAGGGGTGTATGCAGAAGGTCAGGGGAGAAAGTGGaccttttgtgtgtgatttggaTTTGGTATTGTTTGTTCTGTAGACAGGATGTGACATCAGTTCTCCCCCACAACTGCTTCCTGTCCTAACTTGCTCCACACTATGCATCTTAAAGGTCTCACCCCTCCCACTGTGTCTCTATAATGACCCATGTTTGTGCCTGGGGCTATAACTTGAAAGTTAATAATGTTTATAGGTTTATTCCAAAGAACAATTATGCTGTATTTGTGGTAATCTAattcaatccccccccccccacccccactcccccccacccaaagtTTGTGGAGTTGATGAGCAGGCGCCAGGGGGAACTGGACACCATGGTTGCTGTTGGTTACCGTTCGGCCttgacagaggagaggaggaggtacTGCTTCCTGGTGGACAGGCAGTGTGCCGTCACCAAGCTCCTCATCAACTACCACAGCAAGGTCGGTAGGCTCCGCCTATTCAGCTCTGGAAAAGGGAAACAGGGTGCGTGCCTGAAGATCAGGCTACAGACTGGCCCTAGCTAAAAGCTTTTTGTCTGTGTAATTCATCAGCTGGAAGATttcagttgtgttgtgtttttcaaGCTTAATTCTCCATGTCCTCATGACCATGGGGGTATGCTGTTTGGTAATCGCATTCTTGCTGAGAACTGGTTGGTAGTCGCaaagacaaattattttgttcaatGTGAAGCTTATGTCAGACCTAAGTCATTGCTGATCAGAGGTTTCGGTTTACACTAGTCAATTTTAAGTTGGGGGTGCCCAATTCTGTTCTTGGAGACCTGCCGTCCTGTAGTGGTTACCCAGGTTGCTGTTCTGTTTGTGTCCAGGTGAGGGAGCTCCTGTCCCAGAAGCTGTCGTCATGGCAGCAGTcctgcacacagcccacacGACTCCCGGACAGAGCCCTCAACCTGCTCCGACACACGGCCCCTCAGGGgtctggggctgctgggatagCTGAGGTCCTCCGACATGCCAAGCTGGGTACTTCACAGGCACATGAGCAGGTGAGTATGCCGTCTGTAGGAAGGAGTATGGCTCATAAGTCTATGCTATCCACACTGCAGGCGTAGTCTGTCCTTTATAGCTGCTGTCTCTGGGGGGGGAGTCTGAGGAGAGGGCTCGTGGTCTTTAAGAGAGGAGTTCTTTTCTTGGCAGGCCGCATTTACTACAGAGTTTGCATAACACTGCATGACCTCCATCTTTTTTTCAGAGACTGTCTGTCCAGGAAGTTCCCCCTCTGCTCAATGGCGAAACCACCCTTCGTGTGCAGCGTGTCAATCTCTCCTCCCAGACCGAGAcacttacccacaatcctcctgGCCCCCAAACCTTCCGCACCATCTCTGCGCAGTCACCGCAACAGACCTCCCTCagtaacagcaacagcaacagcagcaccgTAGCCAGCACCAGCCATTCCCAACATACGTCACTCCACTCGACAACCAGCAACTCCAGCCTCTCCAACAATGCACCTGCTGTTTCTCTCAGCCACTGTTCCCCAGTATCCCACAGTTCCTTGCAAGGCTTATCCCAGAATGCTCCCCAGagccctcctcttccccacAGTGCCCCTCTCTCTAGGGCTATGACACCCGTGCCACACCTGGAGATCGCCAGCAGCTCCCCAccttcccacaatcctttgcTCCTGAAAGCAGCTGAACTTTATGCCACATCCACATTGCCTCTACCACGGAAACCAGTCAATGAGGCCCGTTTGGGATTTTTGGGTATGTTTCTCTTCCCCTGGTTCTTCTAAAACATGAGTATAGTGGCATGTTCTGTATGGCTTAGTGTTTCCGAGCTGAgttttccttccctctttctcaggAGCTACTCTGCCTCGagtcctccctctttccccccctcccagagtAGAGGCCCTCTTCTCCCATGCtcctggaggggtggagggggttggaggaggggggtcCTGTCTTCTGCACTTCCTCCCAGGAGATACCCTTATTCTGTTGATCTCTGAGCCACGGGATGGGTGGCACTATGGACAAAATGAGAGGACTGGGCGGTATGTGCCTCTGCTGTTGAGCCCGGTGCCTGTTGTCATGTCCTTCTCACTGAATGTGCTGTTACTTAagcccttttttctctctgtctctttctctctctttcattcataCATACAGGAAAGGCTGGTTCCCCTTCTCTTACACCCAGCCCTACCCACGCTCACCCAAGCATCTTGAAAATAGGTTTGTCTGTTTGTAGATACAGTAGATAACTTGAGAAGTTGTGAAGAATGTTCCATGTCCCACTGTTAATTATGCAATGATGTGATGAAACATGGAAGTGAATAATGTGAAATTTGATCTTGAAAGTCACTTTAGCATTatagcatgtttttttatttttggttttggcaTTAAATTTGAATATCCGTCTCTGCCAGCTCGCCGCCTCTCTCCAAAGCCAACAGTAACAGCACAGGAAACCTGGACAAGCTGGGATCCCCTGGAGCGCAGCACCTCAGTCCAGAGGCGGGGGAAGACCAGtcctcccctccacacacagttAGCACCTTCCGCCCCCGCCCTTACAGCATGGTCAACCCTGACACGACTCAGGTCAGGCGCTGGAAGGAGCCAGAACCCTTCCCAAAAGTGAGATAATACTTAGAGGCTGGGTCAGATTATAAGTGTAACATTTAAATGAGCCTCAATTCTATTTGACTAAGTGTTAATATTTGCCACTCTCATGACAGCACTTACACGTATTTAGTATTTGGCCATTTTGTGCAATTTTTACTTCACCAGactgaaatggctgttttttttctttttatccaCAGCTTTCTGCAGAATTTGCTTCCCCTCCACCTTCCCCAACAAGGTAAGAATGCTTCACTTGTATTTCAGTGCAAGTTTaacttaactgaacattctaatgctggtgtaGAAATcattactggtaattgaaagcaatggggtTCTAAAACactaatttagaattttgaaagaaacattccaaaaaaacatactcttcaAAGGTTTAATTGTCTCAGCATTGTGCCTAAGGACTCTGGTTGACAACAGATATGTTCCCTCTCAGGGCCAATCCATTCGCCCACATTCGGCTTCGAAAGACAGTGACCAATGATCGTTCTGCTCCTGTCATCCAATAGCAGGCCTGTCTGGAGGATCAACCAATAGGATAACACTCTTAAAGaaggttatttttaaattccattaatCATTATGAATACATAGAAAGAACTTTAACTGGAAgagcactgtcaaaaaaaatccTGGGATTACATGTTTTTATGTAAATTGAGCATTTGTAATATGTTTCAGTGAGCCTGAAAAGGTCAGATTTTCTCATTTATCGTCTTATGTCTAACATTGATTATTCTGCAACCTAGGTCATGTACTTAACCATAGTATCTTAACCTTTTTTGTCCTCTCAATTACTTTGCGTAGCACATTACATCCTTTCATTTATAGGGTGGTTGACTGATTATATTGCCTTGTGAATCATAAATGCGTAAAAGTGATAAGGAAATGTCACTGCTCCCCTTTTTGAGAACACACTGGATTAACATTCAAAAGGTCCCCTGAGAAATCAAGGATACCTGGCCAAAACGTGTGACCTTCAGGCCAAGGAAATACTTTAATTGGATTGTGATAATTTGGTTATAGTTACTTTAGattagattttgccagttttttcttctttttttttctttttcaaaataattagcTCAAATGTAGCCTGTATCTGTTAAAGTCACTGCTGTAGCTGAAAGTATGCATTAGGATTTTAAATGCTAAACTAGGGGGATTTGTCCTTGTTGAATAGTATTGAGTTGTATAGTGTGCTTTATTTTAGTTGAGCTATTTGGAAATAAACCTTTCTGCTTGTCACAGGATATAGTAGATATTTTGCAggaattttatttcagttcaggttttaaatttaaaatgtgctcaAAAAGAGGTGATTCCTTTTttagttaaatttttttacGCCATGCTTTGGTTTTTCACTGtttcaaatgattttgttgTGCAGTATTTGTAGATCTGTCTCATCTCTGCCAGTTTAGAAGAGCAGAATCTGCAGCTTCTCTACATTCTGCATTGTGATTCCTGACAATGGGCATACCATTGCAATAGGACCCAGTGCTTTAGCTGGATATTCCATTTGCTCCCCTATGGATAAGGCATATTGAAACACATGCTTCAGGGTCTGCAGATTCTAATTGTCCAGACACTGGATAAACCATACAAAACAATGCAGAgacactatttttttcttcattagttACAGTGGAGTTTGCATTTAATGTGTAGTCTCAGTATTGCCAGTTAACCCTAATTCAGTGTGAACTGGGTTCTGATTATTCTCTTTACCCACCAGAACCTTTTGTTACATTCCAATGTGTCTTTATGTTTGAGAATTAAATTGGTGAATAAATAGTATGCATTGCTAAATTTAGATAATGTAGTATACAATTGTGGCCATATTTCAAGGCAAATTCCAAGTTTGGGAGATAAGGTCTGCTAGGGTGCATAGTTTTCTGTACTTTTGATCCAGTACATTATATGAATTGTAAATTTATATCATAAATGTAGCGAGCTTGATTGAAAATATATGAAGGCAGTTATGGTACACCTGTGCAAGTATATTTCTAAAGAAAAAAGCAATATAAGAAATCAGAAATAttctt carries:
- the zgc:158689 gene encoding brain-specific angiogenesis inhibitor 1-associated protein 2 isoform X2 → MSRSEEVNKMTENVYKGILEQFNPSLKNFVTMGKHYEKALTGVTVAAKGYFDALVKLGELASDSQGSKELGDTLFQMAEVHRQIQVQLEDVLKLFHSELLAQLEQKLELDIKYLTATLKKYQTERKSKADSIERCQSQLKKLRRKSQGSRHPNKYGDREMQFVELMSRRQGELDTMVAVGYRSALTEERRRYCFLVDRQCAVTKLLINYHSKVRELLSQKLSSWQQSCTQPTRLPDRALNLLRHTAPQGSGAAGIAEVLRHAKLGTSQAHEQRLSVQEVPPLLNGETTLRVQRVNLSSQTETLTHNPPGPQTFRTISAQSPQQTSLSNSNSNSSTVASTSHSQHTSLHSTTSNSSLSNNAPAVSLSHCSPVSHSSLQGLSQNAPQSPPLPHSAPLSRAMTPVPHLEIASSSPPSHNPLLLKAAELYATSTLPLPRKPVNEARLGFLGATLPRVLPLSPPPRVEALFSHAPGGVEGVGGGGSCLLHFLPGDTLILLISEPRDGWHYGQNERTGRKGWFPFSYTQPYPRSPKHLENSSPPLSKANSNSTGNLDKLGSPGAQHLSPEAGEDQSSPPHTVSTFRPRPYSMVNPDTTQLSAEFASPPPSPTRANPFAHIRLRKTVTNDRSAPVIQ
- the zgc:158689 gene encoding brain-specific angiogenesis inhibitor 1-associated protein 2 isoform X1, giving the protein MSRSEEVNKMTENVYKGILEQFNPSLKNFVTMGKHYEKALTGVTVAAKGYFDALVKLGELASDSQGSKELGDTLFQMAEVHRQIQVQLEDVLKLFHSELLAQLEQKLELDIKYLTATLKKYQTERKSKADSIERCQSQLKKLRRKSQGSRHPNKYGDREMQFVELMSRRQGELDTMVAVGYRSALTEERRRYCFLVDRQCAVTKLLINYHSKVRELLSQKLSSWQQSCTQPTRLPDRALNLLRHTAPQGSGAAGIAEVLRHAKLGTSQAHEQRLSVQEVPPLLNGETTLRVQRVNLSSQTETLTHNPPGPQTFRTISAQSPQQTSLSNSNSNSSTVASTSHSQHTSLHSTTSNSSLSNNAPAVSLSHCSPVSHSSLQGLSQNAPQSPPLPHSAPLSRAMTPVPHLEIASSSPPSHNPLLLKAAELYATSTLPLPRKPVNEARLGFLGATLPRVLPLSPPPRVEALFSHAPGGVEGVGGGGSCLLHFLPGDTLILLISEPRDGWHYGQNERTGRKGWFPFSYTQPYPRSPKHLENSSPPLSKANSNSTGNLDKLGSPGAQHLSPEAGEDQSSPPHTVSTFRPRPYSMVNPDTTQVRRWKEPEPFPKLSAEFASPPPSPTRANPFAHIRLRKTVTNDRSAPVIQ